The sequence GGCAGCGCAGGAGTCCAAGCATGACAGGTAGGGCAGGGACATAAGTGTGGGAATCCTCAGTCGCAGGAGCCGCATTCAGACAGGGCCACCcccggggctgggagctgtcGTTCCCTCGGTGCTCACTTCCTCTGCTCACCCACAGCTTTGTGCCCTGCTCGGAGAAGATTCACTCAGCTGTGACGGAGATGGCGTCGCTCTTCCCTAAGGTAAGAGAGGTGCGTTCCCACCAGGCACTGTCAGCTCTCCCTCTTGTGGGTCCTGacactgctcctctgccctgctgcagaaacCAGCGCTGGAAACGGTGCGGAGCTCACTGCGGCTGCTCAACGCCAGCGCCTACCGGCTGCAGAGCGAGTGCCGCAAGACTGTGCCGCCAGAGCCAGGCGCTGCCGTGGACTACCAGCTCCTGACCCAGCAGGTCATCCAGTGTGCCTATGACATTGCCAAGGCCGCCAAGCAGCTGGTCACCATCACCACCCGCGAGAAGAAGCCGTGAGGGCCAGCCTGTGCCCCTCTGCATCCCCTTGGCCCCCTCTGTGCTCTCcgtctctccctcccctcacaCCTGGGGTGAGCATAGCTGCAAGTGACCTTTAGCCCATGGGGAGCCAGGGTGTGGAGGGAGCCCCTCCAAGCCCCCCacgctgctgaggagctggtgcttagCCTGTGGGGTAGGTGCCTGCGTTCCCCTGTAcagacccctgcccacccctcagcaCGCGCCTAACTTATCCTGTACATAGCCTGTGTAGCTGTCCGTGGCGGCGGTGGCCATgtaccccccacctccccacaaAACCCCTTGCTGGGTGGCCGGTACCCCTGGGGCCACCCACAGCATTACACTGGACTGGGGCGCCCATGggtccccccctccccgggcGTCCtgaccccctccccctgccccagggccgTGCTCCCTACTGTAAGATGTGTCCTTGTACATTTGTATCAATAAAGGTGTGAGCATTGCACGGGCCCATGGCCCCCGGCTCCTGCAGCGATGGGGGGAATCTGTGTCCCCAGGATAGAGCTGCAGAAGATTCCCCATCAGTGCTAGGCAGGGCTTGGCCACATGTCCCTCCCATTTCACCCAGTCCCCTTGGCCCTGGATGGCGCCAGTcacaccacccccagcacagccctgtccctgcttgcccagccccggggcagggcttTCCCGTTGCTGCCCTGTCATTGCTCTGCAAACCCACCAAACACCCAGACTGCCGGCTGGGCCTCTCCACGTCCCCATGATGTCCCCCGAGGGGTTGGTGGCTCTAGCTCTGGTGCTTATTGGCCTGGGCTTCCTGGCCTGCTGCTtttgggcagggaggctggaggtgcCTGGAAActggggagaggaagaagagggggTCCCCTTCATCGCTGAGGATGGTTCAGAGTGCTGCCGGCTGTTCTGCAAGCCCTCGGCACTGGCCCAGCACCTGGTATGGAGCTTGGGGCGGTCACGGGTGCtgtgggggggctgctggctgtggccaaACTGGCCCCGGCTCCAGATGCTGcggcagctcctgcaggtgcccaaggcagagccagcagtggcccGGGAGTTCTTGCAGCTGCCTGATGCTGGGCTGGTGGCCCTGGACTGGCTGGTGGGGCCACAGGGGTCTGGGAGTGACAGTGGTGGTGGGGGCCGAAGCTCGGTGCTGCTGCTTATCCCTAATGCTGCTGGGAAGGTGACTGaggggctcctgcagctggggctgcaggcactggaGCGGGGCTTCATCCCTGTCATCTTCAACCGCCGGGGTCACAACGGCTGCCCCCTCACCACCCCCTGTCTCCAGCCATTTGGGGACCCTGGGGATCTGCGGGAGGCAGTGACCTACCTGCACTGCCGGCACCCCACTGCCCCACTTCTGGCCATCAGTGAGGGCTCAGGCTCAGGGTTGCTGCTCGCCTACCTTGGGGAGAGTGGCTCCTCCAGCCGCCTGTCCGCTGCCGCCTGCCTCTCCCCCATCTTCCGTGGCCGGgactggtttgaggccaggatgccctggcTCTATGAGTggccgctgctgctgcacctcaaGCAGGGACTCAGCAGGTTAGTGGGGTCCTTGGGGCTGGGGTAACATGGGGTGGGGGACTGGGGACGGGTACCCCAGgatcccctctgccagccctgaggTGGGTGCATGCagtgggtgctgctgcctgcacaggagCCTCAGTGTGTGCACagaggtgctgagcacagcaaaaCGTGCTGGTTAATGAACACCAGCCTGGAGCcggcagctgcacagccagcctggtcaCCACCTGCTCCTGTGGCTTGACATCTTGGGGTCCCCAGTTGAGTCATCTCAGTGCAGGTGCACTTAATGGTCTGGCCAAGCCCCTGCATCAGTGCTTGCCTCACCTCAGCAGCTGACCCCAGGGGGTCTGCCTTGTGGGGTTGGGCTCCATGACCACCCACTCAAAGCTAGCCAGGGGACTGTGGCAGCTGACAACGCCCACCTTTACATTGGCTCTGAGTCCCTgttgcccagcacagctgtgatgGGGAGGGCTGGCATGGGTTGGAATGGGAGAGAAATGACCCTGTGCCAAGGCCTTCAAGTGACACCTCCCCaagtggtgctgagagcctgaagggagagggggggcaAAGGGCCACCGCTGGTGGGCAAATGAGGGCCAAAACCCTGCAGCTAAACCTCAACATGTTGGAGCAAACACATgccaggttccacctcagcaaaGATGGGGTTGGTTTTCTGTTGGCCAGGTGGTGTGGTGGGGGGTAGCAGGGTgtttccctccccccatttGCCAACACCCATTGCAAGCACTGCTGTCACGGTAACAGAACAGagtgctggctgcctcctgttgCCATGGTACCCAGGCTGGCGAAGGCTGCACTGCAGGAGGACCCCTTCCCCGCATCCCCAGCAAGGGACTGTGGGAGACACCCCCAAATTCAGGTGCAGAAGGCTTGAGGACACCCTCTCCAATCCCTGTGTGCAGGGCTatagctggagcacagcctccacagcctctttgggtgggtgcaggagctggtgaCAGCCCTGTGGCCTCTTGTCCACGGTCGCTGCCCCATCCCCGCAGGTACGCGGGGTCCTTGGCCAAGGTGGTGGACATagacaggctgctgggcagccgCTCGCTGCGGGACCTGGAAGAAGCCCTCTTCTGCTGGACCACgagccaccccagcagctgggaggccTACTGGGAACGCAACGAGCCCCTGCGCGATGCCGACGAGGCGGCCGTGCCGGTGCTGTGTCTCTGCAGCGCCGACGACCCTGTCCGCGGCCCCCcggcctgcagcctgcccctcgAGCTCTTCCGCAGCAGCCCCtacttcttcctgctgctgaccTCGCGCGGAGGACACTGCGGCTTCCCCCAGCGGGGAGGGGGCCGCAGCTGGGGCCACgaggctgtgctggagttcTTCAGGGCCATGGTCGAGTTCCTGCGGACAGAGGACCGAAGGAAGGGGCTGCCACAGCCCCGCAGGGGTGGGGGTCCCGCTGCCAAGCCCCCCGTTTTCACCTGGCAGAGGTCCTACACCCGGTAGCCTGTGGGTGGGAGGCCCACGCAGCGGGGGCGGGCTCACACAAAGAGGCAGACACTCCATGTACTAAAATTACTTTATtacagttgatttttttttttttaaccatttccTTTGCTATGATACAAAGGATACTTACAAACAAAATATTACATAtgaccttattttttttttaatttttttttttgttttgttttcctttttcctcttctcttatTTTCTGACAACTTGGTAACAGCTTTAAATGCACAATCTATACAATTAATACAGGTTATATATGAGCTATAATGTATGTTGAACCAGAAGAATACCAGAATACTGACAATATACTGTACATTAAGCCTTACCAGTTAGTGCTCGTGGCATTTTCTACAAGAAGGAAAACGCACACCTGTAGATTCACTCATACCAGCTGGTGCTACCAGACGTGGAAGCAGGAAGGAGTTTTAATTCCCCTAGTTAAATCCTTCACAGCCCATCACCGTGGTGCTGGGCCTGGAAACCTCAGACCAGTGTTCATAGTAAGACAGCAGATATGTGTGTTGTTGTTAACTAACGCTCTGCGGCACGAAACCGGGCAGCCGggtgccttcccctggcaccggGGCTTTGCCATACCTGGATGATGCCCCAGAGCAGACAGCCACGGCGCTGGGGCCGGGCACTGGGTGAGCTCTTGTTGGTGAGCTGGACCCTCCTtatggagggggagaggaggagaggaaaagcagcaacagctttgccgtcagcagcaggcagctcttggGTTTGTGCACATCAACAGGTGGGCACCGAGGGGGAAGCAGCGAGCCCAAGGCACATCGTTCCCCTGGCATGGCTCGGCCGAACCGTGGGGTGCAGTCCTGGGCTGCTCTCGGAGCTGGTGCCTGGCAAAAaccttggcagggctgggagctgccttgcAGTAACCTGCTCACCAGGAAAGGTTTGCTTTAGTTTCGCAGCCAAAGCTAGACTTGTGTGGCTACAGGTGTGCACTTCCCCTCCTCCCGCCGTGGGCTACGTGGGACTGATAAGGTTACATTTTTgttttaagctttttttttttgttttgtcttttttgttgttgttgttgtttttttttcctttttttttttttaaagcaaccaGCAAGTGAAGCATTTTTAGTTGACTGGCAAGAGACCTGGCATTTGCACAGAAGCTGCAAATGGAAAAGAGCCATTCCCCTCCTCCCACCCGCTGCATCCCAGTCCAGAAAATCCCAAACTGTtggcagaagaaagaaaggaaagaaagaaagaaagaaagaaagaaagaaagaaagaaagaaagaaagaaaaatagaaagaaaaacagaaagtaagaaagaaaaaaaccaaaaccaaccaaccaaacaagggtggcggagaggaaggggaggggaacaggttggaaaacaccagGTCGGAGTTAAAACGTTTCCTCGACTTCACACAATGCTTgtgcaaaaaaagaaacaaaatgaaacaccaccccccccaacaaacaaacaaacaaacaaacaaacacagaaaaccaaacccaggaaCATGCTGGAAAGAATGGAAACAAGTGGAAAGTAATATATAAAATTAAAACCATAAATAGGAAGTCTGGCTGACTGGTAGAAGAATAGGTCGTTCAggttatttaaaaacaaaaagaagaagaagaaaagaagaatataCATTCAAGAGGCTCTGAACCCAGTGGGGTAACTGATGTTGAAGTTGTGTTAAGAGTTAGGCTAGAATTCTCAAGTTTGTCTTTAAAATCTTCACAATACAAGCAAGCTATTTTTGAAAAATATACACTATACACACCTCACACAGCTTCTCCTATCCGCATTACACACGTTACGCTACCCTCCATCCACTACacaacggggggggggggggggtgtcccaCAGCTAAAGTATGTAGGGTGCGTGTGTACCCACCCCCGCTCCCAGCCCCGACCCGTCGGTGGGGCAGCaatggctgcagagcctccagcaggtccctcgGCCCTCCACGTCTCACCACAACCTTCTCAAGCATTTACAAGTCACCAAAGGGCTGTAGCCTTTTATGTTATACACACTTCACTTTGTAACGTTAATTATTTACACCagggctgccccccccccccccccccccccccccccccaaatctttTAGCTGTTTCTAGGCAGGTAGAAAGAAAAAGTGTTCCTGTTCCAAGCAAGCAGGgggaagagctgcagggggttaggagggaagaaaagctgaagaaagGAAGCAGGTGGTTTGCTTGCCAGAAGCCAAACC is a genomic window of Dryobates pubescens isolate bDryPub1 chromosome 13, bDryPub1.pri, whole genome shotgun sequence containing:
- the ABHD15 gene encoding protein ABHD15, which translates into the protein MAPVTPPPAQPCPCLPSPGAGLSRCCPVIALQTHQTPRLPAGPLHVPMMSPEGLVALALVLIGLGFLACCFWAGRLEVPGNWGEEEEGVPFIAEDGSECCRLFCKPSALAQHLVWSLGRSRVLWGGCWLWPNWPRLQMLRQLLQVPKAEPAVAREFLQLPDAGLVALDWLVGPQGSGSDSGGGGRSSVLLLIPNAAGKVTEGLLQLGLQALERGFIPVIFNRRGHNGCPLTTPCLQPFGDPGDLREAVTYLHCRHPTAPLLAISEGSGSGLLLAYLGESGSSSRLSAAACLSPIFRGRDWFEARMPWLYEWPLLLHLKQGLSRYAGSLAKVVDIDRLLGSRSLRDLEEALFCWTTSHPSSWEAYWERNEPLRDADEAAVPVLCLCSADDPVRGPPACSLPLELFRSSPYFFLLLTSRGGHCGFPQRGGGRSWGHEAVLEFFRAMVEFLRTEDRRKGLPQPRRGGGPAAKPPVFTWQRSYTR